From Synoicihabitans lomoniglobus, the proteins below share one genomic window:
- a CDS encoding sugar phosphate isomerase/epimerase family protein yields the protein MSSRRHFLAQSTLGLAAAALASRSLSAAHHESGESAMDETWFDISLAQWSNHKAYWSGDRDKMRFAEITKREFGITAVEYVNQFYMEGFIPAVTAELKRVSDGAGVRNVLIMCDRCGRLGDPDAAKQTASVEAHIPWLEAARTLGCHAIRVNAFSEASESYGTQLDRTADGLRRLCEIGDTYGLNVIVEPHGGLSSNGAWLAALMDLVGHPRVGTLPDFGNYGSRREGWSYDIYTGTAQSMPYAKGVSAKTFGFGPDGEENTMDFRRLMQIVKDSDFSGFVGAEFEGSDIDEDTGIKLTRDLLIKLGGRL from the coding sequence ATGTCTTCTCGTCGCCATTTTCTCGCTCAGAGCACGCTTGGTCTCGCTGCTGCCGCGCTCGCTTCTCGTTCGTTGTCTGCCGCTCATCACGAGTCCGGCGAATCGGCCATGGACGAGACGTGGTTCGATATCTCGCTCGCGCAGTGGTCGAACCACAAAGCTTATTGGAGTGGTGATCGCGACAAGATGCGGTTTGCCGAAATCACCAAGCGCGAGTTCGGCATCACGGCGGTGGAATACGTGAACCAGTTCTACATGGAGGGCTTCATTCCGGCCGTGACGGCTGAATTAAAAAGGGTCTCCGATGGGGCGGGCGTGCGCAATGTGCTCATCATGTGCGATCGTTGTGGCCGACTCGGCGATCCGGATGCCGCCAAACAAACAGCGTCCGTCGAGGCCCACATCCCTTGGCTCGAAGCCGCGCGCACGCTGGGTTGCCACGCCATTCGCGTGAACGCGTTTTCCGAAGCGAGCGAATCCTATGGAACCCAACTCGACCGCACCGCCGATGGTCTGCGTCGGTTGTGCGAGATCGGCGACACGTATGGTTTGAACGTCATCGTCGAGCCGCACGGCGGTCTGTCGTCCAACGGGGCCTGGCTGGCCGCGTTGATGGATCTCGTCGGACACCCGCGCGTTGGCACTCTGCCCGATTTTGGCAACTACGGCAGCCGTCGCGAGGGTTGGTCCTACGATATTTACACCGGCACGGCTCAGAGCATGCCTTACGCGAAGGGCGTGAGCGCCAAGACCTTTGGCTTTGGTCCCGACGGTGAAGAAAACACCATGGATTTCCGTCGTCTCATGCAGATCGTCAAAGACTCCGACTTCTCCGGCTTCGTCGGCGCGGAATTCGAAGGCTCGGACATCGACGAAGACACGGGCATCAAGCTCACCCGGGACTTGCTGATCAAACTTGGTGGACGACTGTGA
- a CDS encoding alpha/beta hydrolase: protein MSIFLRPDQSDEPPFPAYTLARSEMRVLEPTAEGRHYQLMVGLPPSYAENSDRVYPVVYVTDGYWDFLKMTNAHGGLVYDKVVPEFIVVGLSYAGENLNYGQMRGWELSPVAMNGNPATGHADMFLATIKDVIIPFIESEYRADPSYRVMAGASLGGLFTLYAMYSEPELFQACIAATPAVVVGDDWLLKYEAQFAASGRPLPVRLFASGGGNESPTFLSGILRFNSRAANSDYAGFDYQFRIIDGERHAGMQIESYTRGLRFAFEPLAPETGPSQ from the coding sequence GTGTCCATTTTTCTCAGGCCCGATCAGTCGGACGAACCGCCTTTTCCGGCCTACACGTTGGCCCGATCCGAAATGAGGGTTCTCGAGCCCACGGCGGAGGGGCGCCACTACCAGTTGATGGTGGGATTGCCGCCGAGCTATGCCGAGAATTCCGACCGGGTCTATCCCGTGGTCTACGTGACCGATGGGTATTGGGATTTTCTAAAGATGACCAACGCGCACGGCGGATTGGTTTACGACAAGGTGGTGCCGGAGTTCATCGTGGTGGGGTTGAGCTATGCCGGGGAGAATTTAAACTACGGTCAAATGCGTGGTTGGGAGCTCTCACCGGTGGCGATGAACGGTAATCCTGCGACCGGTCACGCCGATATGTTTCTGGCGACGATCAAGGATGTCATCATTCCATTTATCGAATCGGAGTATCGTGCTGATCCGTCCTATCGGGTGATGGCGGGCGCGTCATTGGGCGGATTGTTTACGCTTTATGCGATGTATTCCGAGCCCGAGCTCTTCCAAGCCTGCATCGCGGCGACGCCGGCGGTCGTGGTGGGCGATGACTGGCTGCTCAAGTATGAGGCGCAATTTGCCGCTTCGGGCAGGCCCTTGCCAGTGCGGCTTTTTGCCAGCGGCGGTGGCAACGAGTCCCCGACGTTTCTGAGCGGCATTCTTCGTTTCAATTCACGGGCCGCGAATAGTGACTACGCCGGCTTTGATTACCAGTTTCGCATCATCGATGGTGAACGGCATGCCGGCATGCAGATCGAGTCGTATACGCGCGGCCTGCGTTTCGCGTTCGAGCCGCTTGCGCCCGAAACCGGACCGTCTCAGTAA
- the xylB gene encoding xylulokinase, whose protein sequence is MSIYIGIDSGTQSTKAVALDLDTGKVVAEARAPHRLITGLPVGHMEQHPQEWVAALDTTIGAVASQIDRTRVKGIGISGQQHGFVPLDADGEVIRPAKLWCDTSTTEECEILTKALGGTKAAIRKAGLAFLPGFTAPKILWLKRHEPKNYAKLRHVLLPHDYLNFYLTGEYFMEYGDASGTALMNVRKRTWSKPVINAIDPKLADYLPPLHDSDAIVGTLLPDIAAKYGFADDVIVSAGGGDNMMGAIGTGNVKPGVVTASFGTSGTIYAHAEEPVVDPQGEIAAFCGSTGGWMPLLCTMNVTTVTEQVRALFHYDHDALADAVAAAPAGAGGLVMLPYLEGERTPNVPAGSGVFIGMNQHTMKPGHIARASMEGVTMGMNYGLRRLADLGVKPREIRVTGGGAKSAVWRQIMADVFGVPVVAMVEDEGAALGGAIQAAWAMARQKRPNASIATLTEKLVAKDESTRVKPDKKRAARYRKLQDVQDRVSAALRDVFPIQRELAND, encoded by the coding sequence ATGAGCATTTACATTGGTATTGATTCCGGAACCCAATCCACGAAGGCCGTCGCCCTCGATCTCGACACGGGCAAAGTCGTCGCCGAAGCGCGTGCGCCGCACCGTTTGATCACGGGATTGCCGGTGGGGCACATGGAACAGCATCCGCAGGAGTGGGTCGCCGCCCTCGACACCACGATCGGCGCGGTGGCATCGCAGATCGATCGCACCCGGGTCAAGGGCATCGGTATCTCGGGTCAGCAACACGGCTTTGTGCCGTTGGACGCCGACGGCGAAGTCATTCGTCCGGCCAAGTTGTGGTGCGATACCTCGACCACCGAGGAATGCGAAATTCTGACCAAGGCGCTCGGCGGCACCAAGGCCGCGATTCGCAAAGCCGGTCTCGCATTTTTGCCGGGATTCACGGCGCCGAAAATTCTCTGGCTCAAGCGCCACGAGCCGAAGAACTATGCCAAGCTGCGTCACGTGCTGCTGCCGCACGACTACCTGAACTTTTACCTGACCGGCGAATACTTCATGGAGTATGGCGACGCTTCGGGCACGGCGTTGATGAATGTGCGCAAGCGCACGTGGTCCAAGCCGGTGATCAACGCGATTGATCCGAAACTCGCTGACTATCTGCCGCCGTTGCACGACTCCGACGCCATCGTTGGCACCTTGTTGCCAGACATCGCGGCCAAATATGGTTTTGCCGACGATGTCATCGTCTCCGCCGGCGGTGGCGACAACATGATGGGCGCGATTGGCACGGGCAACGTGAAGCCGGGCGTCGTCACCGCGAGCTTTGGCACGAGCGGCACGATCTACGCGCACGCCGAGGAGCCGGTGGTTGATCCGCAGGGCGAGATTGCGGCTTTTTGTGGATCCACCGGAGGCTGGATGCCTCTGTTGTGCACGATGAATGTGACGACCGTCACCGAGCAGGTGCGGGCACTCTTTCACTACGATCACGATGCGTTGGCCGATGCCGTGGCGGCAGCTCCGGCCGGTGCGGGCGGGTTGGTCATGTTGCCATATTTGGAAGGCGAACGGACGCCAAACGTCCCGGCGGGCTCGGGCGTTTTCATTGGGATGAATCAGCATACAATGAAGCCGGGCCACATCGCCCGGGCGTCGATGGAAGGCGTGACAATGGGCATGAATTATGGTCTGCGTCGTCTGGCGGATCTCGGCGTGAAGCCGCGCGAAATTCGCGTGACCGGTGGCGGAGCGAAGTCCGCGGTCTGGCGTCAAATCATGGCCGATGTCTTTGGCGTGCCCGTGGTGGCAATGGTCGAAGACGAAGGCGCGGCCCTCGGTGGTGCGATTCAAGCTGCCTGGGCCATGGCGCGTCAGAAACGTCCGAACGCCAGCATCGCAACCTTGACCGAAAAGCTTGTGGCCAAGGATGAATCAACGCGCGTGAAGCCTGACAAGAAGCGCGCCGCACGGTATCGAAAATTACAGGACGTGCAGGATCGCGTGAGCGCGGCGTTGCGCGACGTGTTTCCGATTCAACGCGAATTGGCCAACGACTGA
- a CDS encoding methyltransferase, with product MPINALINEPVSDPISLYRYRDGLAAVDLLAVAVAHLDLFTWLADNPSTLAAICQKFEIHPRPADVMMSLTTANGLTTLTGGVFLVTLRGREHLSSGSPWDMGPYFASMKDRPSTLAMLEVLRTNRPANFGSFDPQAWAQAMERPEFAKAFTAAMDCRGVLLGPAIARRVDLAERNAVLDIAGGSGIYACAMVANHANLRGAVLERAPVDRIARDSIAAKGYSDRVDVITGDMFADTWPTGFDVHLMSNVLHDWDEPKVRELLKKSYDALPVGGVLLLHHAYLNVEKTGPLHVAEFSALLMQITEGKCYSLGEMRSYLVDAGFQWGGVKSTAVSRSVIIAIKE from the coding sequence ATGCCCATCAACGCGCTGATTAACGAACCCGTCTCCGATCCGATTTCCCTTTACCGCTACCGCGACGGACTCGCGGCGGTGGATCTCTTGGCGGTGGCGGTCGCCCATCTCGATTTGTTCACGTGGCTGGCGGACAATCCGTCCACGTTGGCGGCCATTTGCCAGAAGTTTGAAATCCATCCCCGGCCGGCTGACGTGATGATGTCGCTGACCACGGCCAACGGACTGACCACGCTCACCGGTGGCGTGTTTCTGGTGACGCTGCGGGGGCGCGAACATTTGTCGTCCGGATCGCCGTGGGACATGGGGCCGTATTTTGCTTCGATGAAGGATCGGCCGTCGACGTTGGCGATGTTGGAGGTGTTGCGCACGAACCGGCCGGCCAATTTTGGCAGCTTCGATCCCCAGGCGTGGGCGCAGGCCATGGAACGGCCGGAGTTTGCCAAGGCGTTTACGGCCGCGATGGATTGCCGCGGCGTGCTCCTGGGTCCGGCCATCGCGCGGCGCGTGGATTTGGCGGAACGGAATGCGGTGCTTGATATCGCGGGCGGCTCCGGGATCTACGCCTGCGCCATGGTGGCGAATCACGCGAACCTGCGCGGAGCGGTGCTTGAGCGGGCTCCGGTCGATCGCATTGCCCGGGATTCAATCGCGGCGAAAGGTTACAGCGATCGCGTCGATGTGATCACGGGCGACATGTTTGCCGACACCTGGCCCACGGGTTTCGATGTGCACCTCATGTCGAACGTCCTGCACGATTGGGATGAGCCGAAGGTGCGCGAGTTGCTGAAGAAGTCCTACGACGCGCTTCCCGTGGGCGGGGTGCTGTTGCTGCACCACGCTTATCTGAACGTGGAGAAAACGGGACCGTTGCACGTCGCGGAGTTCAGTGCGCTACTCATGCAAATCACAGAAGGGAAATGCTATTCGTTGGGTGAAATGCGGAGCTATCTGGTTGACGCGGGATTCCAATGGGGCGGCGTGAAATCCACGGCCGTGAGCCGCAGCGTGATCATTGCGATCAAGGAGTAG
- the pyk gene encoding pyruvate kinase has protein sequence MPLPASYFRQTKIIATLGPATESKEMLAQLITAGVDILRLNMAHATHKWVEDAMWFVREASTEVGRHVGVMMDVKGPEIRTGKVEKAFEVKTGDPFEFHIESVEPTAGVMSVSVNYPGLPGDLSVGTVVLIDSGLIRMRVLDKDDVRVRCEVLTPGSIGSKRHINLPGVFVNLPCLTTKDENDLRAGVKAGIDFVALSFVRQAEDIRTLRRFLDELKSPAKIIAKIEDQAGVRNMAEIIAEADGVMVARGDLGIEIDYHRLPLVQTEMVAACRAAGKPVIIATHLLETMISSPMPTRAEISDVSNAVREQADAVMLSGETTVGAYPLESVQVMKNIIQSIEPSVSTDLNRNLQLHEPKAKMLRSAAKLAQDLGESAIIVFTRSGFLAYTLGALRARGVPIFAFTDNESIFRQLLLPWGVEPFLITFHDDPEETIRTALHLLSERNWCQVGTTSVVITNALARGKIIDTLQLRRIE, from the coding sequence ATGCCGCTCCCCGCTTCCTATTTTCGTCAGACCAAGATCATCGCCACGCTCGGCCCGGCAACCGAGTCGAAGGAAATGCTCGCCCAACTCATCACCGCCGGCGTCGACATCCTCCGCCTCAACATGGCGCACGCCACCCACAAATGGGTCGAAGATGCCATGTGGTTTGTGCGCGAAGCCTCCACCGAGGTCGGTCGCCACGTCGGCGTCATGATGGACGTCAAGGGCCCGGAAATCCGCACCGGAAAAGTCGAGAAAGCCTTCGAGGTCAAAACCGGCGACCCATTCGAGTTTCACATCGAATCCGTCGAGCCGACTGCGGGCGTCATGTCGGTCTCGGTCAACTACCCGGGTCTCCCCGGCGATCTGTCTGTCGGCACCGTCGTGCTCATCGACAGCGGCCTGATCCGGATGCGCGTGTTGGACAAAGACGACGTGCGCGTGCGCTGCGAGGTGCTCACGCCCGGCTCCATCGGCTCGAAGCGCCACATCAACCTCCCCGGCGTCTTCGTAAACCTGCCCTGCCTCACGACGAAGGACGAAAACGATCTGCGCGCCGGCGTAAAGGCGGGCATCGATTTCGTCGCGCTGTCCTTCGTGCGCCAGGCCGAAGATATTCGCACGCTACGCCGGTTCCTCGATGAGCTGAAATCGCCCGCCAAGATCATTGCCAAAATCGAGGATCAAGCCGGCGTGCGCAACATGGCGGAGATCATCGCCGAAGCCGACGGCGTCATGGTCGCCCGCGGTGATCTCGGTATCGAGATCGACTACCACCGCCTCCCCCTCGTGCAGACCGAAATGGTCGCCGCCTGCCGCGCCGCCGGCAAACCCGTCATCATCGCGACGCATTTATTGGAGACCATGATCTCCTCGCCCATGCCCACCCGCGCCGAAATCTCCGATGTGTCCAACGCCGTGCGCGAACAGGCCGACGCCGTCATGCTCTCCGGCGAGACCACGGTCGGAGCCTATCCGCTCGAATCGGTGCAAGTGATGAAGAACATTATTCAAAGCATCGAGCCCTCGGTCAGCACCGACCTGAACCGCAACCTGCAGCTCCACGAGCCCAAGGCCAAGATGCTGCGCTCCGCCGCCAAGCTCGCCCAAGACCTCGGCGAGAGCGCCATCATCGTCTTCACCCGCAGCGGCTTTCTCGCCTACACCCTCGGTGCCCTGCGTGCCCGTGGCGTGCCCATCTTCGCCTTCACCGACAACGAGTCGATTTTCCGACAACTCCTGCTTCCCTGGGGCGTGGAACCGTTTCTTATCACGTTCCACGACGACCCCGAGGAAACCATCCGCACCGCGCTTCACCTTCTCAGTGAGCGCAACTGGTGCCAAGTCGGCACGACCAGCGTCGTCATCACCAACGCCCTCGCCCGCGGCAAGATCATCGACACCCTGCAACTGCGCCGGATCGAGTAG
- a CDS encoding class I SAM-dependent methyltransferase — MMKILKLRMVWERLAREDPFWAVLTVKEKRGNRWSPSEFFETGKVDVTMCLEQLSALNFNIEHRNALDFGCGVGRLTQALAGSFTSVTGVDVSMNMIQLARQYNSHGSKIIYQHNPKGDLDIFPNQTFDFLISLITLQHLPRELAIAYLKEFVRICRPGGCVCVQIVTEISSSSKKITYYPPTLLKRLLRWIRKKTGIGASMEMNALPLKVVESVISDAGGEIIFAREHCMSEEIQGKIFFIRC, encoded by the coding sequence ATGATGAAAATTCTTAAATTAAGAATGGTATGGGAACGGCTAGCGCGCGAAGATCCGTTTTGGGCAGTTTTGACTGTGAAAGAAAAGCGAGGAAATCGTTGGTCGCCATCCGAGTTCTTTGAGACAGGGAAGGTCGATGTGACAATGTGTTTAGAACAATTGTCTGCGCTGAATTTCAACATTGAACATCGCAACGCTCTCGACTTCGGTTGTGGAGTAGGTCGCCTTACCCAAGCACTAGCGGGTTCGTTTACTTCAGTGACTGGTGTCGATGTTTCAATGAATATGATACAGTTAGCGCGTCAGTATAATAGTCATGGAAGTAAAATTATTTATCAGCATAATCCTAAAGGAGACTTAGATATATTTCCTAATCAGACCTTTGATTTTTTGATTAGCTTGATTACGCTTCAACATTTGCCTCGGGAGCTTGCCATTGCCTATTTGAAAGAGTTTGTCCGCATATGTCGTCCGGGGGGGTGTGTATGTGTGCAAATAGTAACCGAGATTTCCAGTTCAAGCAAGAAAATTACTTATTACCCGCCGACTTTATTGAAGCGCCTATTGAGATGGATTCGGAAAAAAACGGGAATTGGAGCATCAATGGAAATGAATGCATTGCCACTTAAGGTAGTGGAAAGTGTCATTAGTGACGCAGGCGGGGAGATAATCTTTGCCCGCGAGCATTGTATGTCAGAAGAGATTCAAGGAAAAATATTTTTTATTAGATGCTGA
- a CDS encoding NADP-dependent isocitrate dehydrogenase, protein MSASPKIIYTKTDEAPALATYSFLPVVQAFTKPAGIDVETRDISLAGRILAHFPDALLPEQRVDDALAELGALAKTPEANIIKLPNISASIPQLKAAIAELQALGYAIPDYPEVAATDSEKAAKAAYDKVKGSAVNPVLREGNSDRRAPKAVKDYARANPHSMGAWSPESKTNTATMGANDFAANERSCCLPGETTVDIEFIADDGNRSILKSGLKLLEGEILDGTVMRKDALVSFLQDQIQRAKDEGILFSLHMKATMMKVSDPIIFGHCVKTFFGPLIAKHAAVIEELGVDFNNGLGDLVAKIKTLPDDQRAEIESDLDAAYADGPDLAMVNSDKGITGLHVPSDIIIDASMPAMIRAGGKMWDAKGNTQDALAVIPDSSYAGVYQAAIDFCRANGALDPVTMGSVPNVGLMAQKAEEYGSHDKTFEAPASGTIRVVDAAGNVLIDHTVSAGDIWRACQTKDAPIRDWVKLAVNRARATGDPAVFWLDEARAHDAQLIAKVRQYLTEHDTEGLEIHILPPAEACTYSLVRIKDGKDTISVTGNVLRDYLTDLFPILEVGTSAKMLSIVPLMNGGGLFETGAGGSAPKHVQQFVAENYLRWDSLGEFLALAVSLEHVATTFNQPKAQILADTLDAATSKFLVNDKSPTRRVGGIDNRGSHFYLTLYWAQELAAQDADAELKARFTPIAESLAANEAKIVEELLAVQGNPADIGAYYMPDDAKASAAMRPSATFNAIIDAM, encoded by the coding sequence ATGTCTGCGTCACCCAAGATCATCTACACCAAGACCGACGAAGCTCCCGCGCTCGCCACCTATTCGTTCCTGCCCGTGGTGCAGGCGTTTACGAAGCCCGCCGGCATTGACGTGGAGACCCGCGACATCTCGCTCGCCGGCCGCATTCTCGCTCATTTCCCCGATGCCCTGCTGCCCGAACAACGCGTCGACGATGCCCTCGCCGAACTCGGCGCCCTCGCCAAAACGCCCGAGGCCAACATCATCAAGTTGCCCAACATCAGCGCCTCGATCCCGCAGCTGAAAGCCGCCATCGCCGAGCTCCAAGCCCTCGGTTACGCCATCCCGGACTATCCGGAAGTTGCCGCCACCGACTCCGAAAAAGCCGCCAAAGCTGCCTACGACAAGGTCAAGGGTTCCGCCGTCAACCCCGTGCTCCGCGAGGGCAACTCCGACCGCCGCGCTCCCAAAGCCGTCAAGGACTACGCCCGTGCCAACCCGCACTCCATGGGCGCATGGTCCCCCGAATCCAAGACCAACACCGCCACCATGGGCGCCAACGACTTTGCCGCCAACGAGCGTTCCTGCTGCCTGCCCGGCGAGACCACCGTCGACATCGAATTCATCGCCGATGACGGCAATCGTTCCATCCTCAAGTCCGGCCTCAAGCTCCTCGAGGGCGAGATCCTCGACGGCACCGTCATGCGCAAGGACGCCCTCGTGTCCTTCCTCCAGGACCAGATCCAGCGCGCCAAGGACGAAGGCATCCTCTTCTCGCTCCACATGAAGGCGACCATGATGAAGGTGTCAGACCCGATCATCTTCGGCCACTGCGTTAAAACCTTCTTCGGCCCCCTCATCGCCAAACACGCCGCCGTCATCGAAGAACTCGGCGTCGACTTCAACAACGGCCTCGGCGACCTCGTCGCCAAAATCAAAACCCTGCCCGACGACCAGCGAGCCGAGATCGAATCCGACCTCGACGCCGCCTACGCCGACGGTCCCGACCTCGCCATGGTCAACTCCGACAAAGGCATCACCGGTCTTCACGTTCCGTCCGACATCATCATCGACGCCTCCATGCCCGCCATGATTCGCGCCGGTGGCAAGATGTGGGACGCCAAGGGCAACACCCAGGACGCCCTCGCCGTCATTCCCGACAGCTCTTACGCCGGGGTCTACCAAGCCGCCATCGACTTCTGCCGCGCCAACGGTGCCCTCGATCCCGTGACCATGGGCTCTGTGCCCAACGTCGGTCTCATGGCCCAAAAGGCCGAGGAATACGGCTCCCATGACAAGACCTTTGAAGCTCCTGCCTCCGGCACCATCCGCGTCGTCGACGCCGCCGGCAACGTGCTCATCGATCACACCGTTTCCGCCGGCGACATCTGGCGCGCCTGCCAAACCAAGGACGCCCCAATCCGCGATTGGGTAAAACTGGCCGTCAACCGCGCCCGTGCCACCGGTGATCCCGCCGTCTTCTGGCTCGACGAAGCCCGCGCCCACGACGCCCAACTCATCGCCAAGGTGCGCCAATACCTTACCGAGCACGATACCGAGGGTCTCGAAATCCACATCCTGCCTCCCGCCGAAGCCTGCACCTACAGCCTCGTGCGCATCAAGGATGGCAAGGACACGATCTCCGTCACGGGCAACGTGCTGCGCGACTACCTCACCGACCTGTTCCCGATCCTCGAGGTCGGCACCAGCGCCAAGATGCTCTCCATCGTGCCCCTCATGAACGGCGGCGGTCTCTTCGAAACCGGCGCCGGCGGTTCCGCACCCAAGCACGTGCAACAGTTTGTAGCCGAAAACTACCTACGCTGGGATTCCCTCGGTGAGTTCCTCGCGCTCGCGGTCTCACTCGAACACGTCGCCACGACCTTCAACCAACCCAAGGCCCAGATCCTCGCCGATACCCTCGATGCGGCCACCAGCAAATTCCTCGTCAACGACAAGTCTCCGACGCGCCGTGTGGGTGGCATCGACAACCGGGGCAGCCATTTTTATCTGACCCTCTACTGGGCGCAGGAACTGGCCGCGCAGGACGCCGATGCCGAACTCAAGGCGCGCTTCACTCCGATCGCGGAGAGTCTCGCGGCCAACGAAGCCAAAATCGTCGAAGAGCTCCTCGCCGTCCAGGGCAACCCGGCCGACATCGGGGCCTACTACATGCCCGACGACGCCAAAGCCTCCGCCGCCATGCGCCCGAGCGCCACGTTCAACGCCATCATCGACGCGATGTAG
- a CDS encoding IS3 family transposase — translation MRKHQHRYDVAEMGEALGVSRSGYYRWIEARPSVRREQDEAIKPVIEQVVRRACGPYGYRPVHQHLREQGVDCGRDRTLRLMHELELVGRSHARFKPMGTDSEHLFGYHPNLLKQLGKPEHRDQIWVADTTYLRTDESWCYLATVMDLCTRRIVGWSVSDRNDTALVCTALENAVQTRGEVRAGIVHHSDRGSTYAADRYQRLLAKLKMHPSMSAKGNCYDNAAMESFFGRYKTAAVRDHVFANEAQVRANVFNYIEVFYNRFRKHASLGYLSPMQAEAKILPPMGGNAQPDCLTRN, via the coding sequence ATGCGAAAACATCAGCACAGGTATGACGTGGCCGAGATGGGCGAAGCGCTCGGCGTCTCGCGCAGCGGATACTACCGCTGGATCGAGGCCAGACCCTCGGTCCGCCGAGAGCAGGACGAAGCGATCAAGCCAGTGATCGAGCAAGTCGTGCGTCGGGCTTGCGGCCCCTACGGTTACCGGCCGGTCCACCAACATCTGCGTGAGCAGGGCGTGGACTGTGGCCGTGATCGCACCCTGCGCCTGATGCACGAGTTGGAGTTGGTCGGCCGCTCCCATGCCCGGTTCAAGCCGATGGGCACCGACAGCGAGCATCTGTTTGGCTACCATCCCAACTTACTCAAGCAGTTGGGGAAACCGGAGCATCGCGATCAGATCTGGGTGGCCGACACCACCTATCTGCGCACGGACGAGAGCTGGTGTTATCTGGCGACGGTGATGGATCTATGCACCCGACGCATCGTCGGCTGGAGCGTCTCCGATCGCAACGACACCGCCCTGGTCTGCACCGCGTTGGAAAACGCCGTGCAAACCCGCGGCGAAGTCCGCGCCGGCATCGTGCATCACAGCGACCGGGGCAGCACCTACGCCGCGGATCGCTACCAACGCCTGCTGGCCAAGCTGAAAATGCACCCGAGCATGAGCGCCAAGGGCAACTGCTACGACAATGCCGCGATGGAGTCCTTCTTTGGTCGCTACAAAACGGCCGCAGTGCGCGACCACGTCTTTGCCAACGAAGCCCAAGTCCGCGCCAACGTCTTCAACTACATCGAAGTCTTCTACAACCGATTCCGCAAACACGCCTCTCTGGGCTACCTGAGCCCGATGCAGGCGGAGGCAAAAATCTTGCCCCCCATGGGGGGCAATGCACAACCCGATTGCCTAACCCGCAACTAA
- a CDS encoding transposase has product MKRNRHSAEFKREAARLMIMDGLSAPEVSRKLDVNPSLLYRWKREQLAEMDAASPPHAKSSPTQLAAEIDQLRKQLAKEKRINEILKKTVSYFAKDE; this is encoded by the coding sequence GTGAAACGAAACCGACACAGCGCCGAGTTTAAGCGCGAAGCCGCCAGGCTGATGATCATGGACGGGCTGAGTGCCCCGGAGGTCTCCCGGAAGTTGGATGTGAACCCGAGTCTGCTTTACCGCTGGAAACGCGAGCAACTGGCCGAGATGGATGCGGCGAGTCCGCCGCACGCGAAGTCGAGCCCGACCCAGTTGGCCGCCGAGATCGACCAGCTGCGCAAGCAACTGGCGAAAGAAAAGCGGATCAATGAGATCCTAAAAAAAACGGTGAGCTACTTCGCCAAGGACGAGTGA
- a CDS encoding FKBP-type peptidyl-prolyl cis-trans isomerase has protein sequence MSEKPAATPAASTPAPTYTTTEQKVSYGIGRNIGADIARNAGFETDVEALVAGMRDSIGGAESQVPEAELQAAFVEIRAAAQAAAQEKAQVNKTAGEAFLAENAKRPEVTTTASGLQYEVITAGTGPKPTATNTVKVHYHGTLVDGTVFDSSVQRGEPIEFPVTGVIKGWIEGLQLMPTGSKWKFFIPSDLAYGDQDKGTIPPGSALIFDVELLEVK, from the coding sequence ATGTCTGAAAAACCCGCCGCGACTCCCGCGGCTTCCACTCCCGCCCCCACTTACACCACGACCGAACAAAAGGTCAGCTACGGTATTGGCCGCAACATCGGCGCCGACATCGCCCGCAACGCCGGTTTTGAAACCGACGTCGAGGCGCTCGTCGCCGGTATGCGCGACAGCATCGGTGGCGCCGAATCCCAAGTGCCCGAAGCCGAGCTGCAGGCCGCCTTCGTCGAGATCCGCGCCGCCGCCCAAGCCGCCGCCCAGGAAAAGGCTCAGGTCAATAAGACGGCCGGTGAAGCGTTCCTCGCGGAGAATGCCAAGCGTCCGGAAGTGACGACCACGGCCTCGGGCCTCCAATACGAAGTCATCACCGCCGGCACCGGCCCGAAGCCGACCGCCACCAACACCGTCAAGGTCCACTACCATGGCACCCTCGTTGATGGCACGGTCTTCGACAGCTCCGTCCAACGCGGCGAGCCGATCGAGTTCCCCGTCACGGGTGTGATCAAGGGCTGGATCGAAGGTCTGCAACTCATGCCGACCGGCTCCAAGTGGAAGTTCTTCATCCCTTCCGATCTCGCTTACGGCGATCAAGACAAGGGCACGATCCCGCCGGGCTCCGCTCTCATCTTCGACGTCGAGTTGCTTGAGGTGAAGTAA